A single region of the Synechococcus sp. HK05 genome encodes:
- a CDS encoding DUF6439 family protein has product MALQPSFRPVLTREPWPEGSRETAEALHRLLTIDNRQWHALKGQPQRRAAEQIAAALVQLLDPANPAHAPVATPQRQQAIALLEHGLGWLRGELKDPGCPSHGH; this is encoded by the coding sequence ATGGCCCTGCAGCCGAGCTTTCGTCCAGTGTTAACGCGTGAACCGTGGCCGGAAGGCAGCCGCGAAACGGCTGAGGCCTTGCATCGCCTGCTCACCATCGACAACCGCCAGTGGCATGCCCTCAAGGGCCAACCGCAGCGGCGAGCCGCCGAACAGATCGCGGCGGCCCTGGTGCAACTGCTGGATCCGGCCAATCCAGCCCATGCACCGGTTGCCACACCCCAGCGGCAGCAGGCCATCGCCCTCCTCGAACATGGGCTGGGTTGGTTGCGCGGCGAACTGAAAGATCCGGGCTGTCCAAGCCACGGTCACTGA
- a CDS encoding class I SAM-dependent methyltransferase, producing MADTLTKLAYQALQQGKSLVGVAHKEVSTKLMELVAPQGAPKTRPIPPQMLMDLQAANAALMETDWEEAEQGLYPTSLLFDAPWLDWAARYPMVWLDMPSTWNRRSERNVTDLPREVQSENYPDYYLQNFHHQTDGYLSDHSASLYDLQVEILFNGTADPMRRRVIKPLVQGLRAFSDRPASQLRVLDVATGTGRTLRQVRAALPQAQLVGLDLSASYLRQANRWLSQLPNECPQLVQGNGEAMPFASGSMQGITCVFLLHELPAEARQNVINDCFRVLEPGGVLVLADSVQLADSPQFETAMDNFRRVFHEPYYRDYIGDDIEARLSSAGFSSIRASSHLMTRVWSATKP from the coding sequence ATGGCTGACACCCTCACCAAGCTCGCCTATCAGGCCTTGCAGCAGGGCAAGAGCCTGGTGGGCGTGGCCCACAAGGAAGTGAGCACCAAGCTGATGGAGCTGGTGGCGCCTCAGGGTGCCCCCAAAACGCGGCCGATTCCGCCGCAGATGCTGATGGATCTGCAGGCCGCCAACGCAGCGCTGATGGAGACCGATTGGGAGGAAGCCGAGCAGGGGCTCTATCCCACCAGCCTGCTGTTCGACGCGCCCTGGCTGGATTGGGCGGCGCGCTATCCGATGGTGTGGCTCGACATGCCCAGCACCTGGAACCGGCGCAGCGAGCGCAACGTGACCGACCTACCGCGGGAGGTGCAGAGCGAGAACTATCCCGACTACTACCTCCAGAACTTCCACCATCAAACCGATGGCTATCTGAGCGATCACTCCGCCTCGCTGTACGACCTGCAGGTGGAGATCCTCTTCAACGGCACCGCTGATCCCATGCGGCGCCGCGTGATCAAGCCGCTGGTACAAGGCCTGCGGGCCTTCAGCGATCGACCGGCCTCCCAGCTGCGGGTGCTGGATGTGGCCACCGGCACCGGTCGCACCCTGCGCCAGGTGCGGGCGGCGCTGCCACAGGCGCAACTGGTGGGATTGGATCTCTCCGCTTCCTACCTGCGCCAGGCCAACCGCTGGCTCAGCCAACTGCCCAATGAATGCCCCCAGCTGGTGCAGGGCAATGGTGAGGCCATGCCCTTCGCCAGCGGCAGCATGCAGGGCATCACCTGTGTGTTCCTGCTGCATGAGCTGCCAGCAGAAGCCCGCCAGAACGTGATCAACGACTGCTTCCGCGTGCTCGAACCCGGCGGTGTGCTCGTGCTGGCGGATTCGGTGCAACTGGCGGATTCGCCCCAGTTCGAAACCGCCATGGACAACTTCCGCCGCGTGTTCCACGAGCCCTACTACCGCGACTACATCGGCGATGACATCGAGGCCCGCCTCAGCAGCGCCGGCTTCAGCAGCATCCGCGCCAGCTCCCACCTGATGACCCGCGTGTGGAGTGCCACCAAGCCCTGA
- a CDS encoding ATP-binding protein — MSHRWADFITPSTLQLSPLLEVLLEPISCAQQLASLQLGLQEVLVNAVRHGNANDPGKCLRVRRIVTPRWWVFQVQDEGSGVPSHARCGVLPEQADALCGRGLFLIHSCFDDVRWSARGNRVQVALRRQRGPQ; from the coding sequence ATGTCGCACCGTTGGGCCGATTTCATCACCCCATCCACCCTGCAGCTCTCGCCGCTGCTCGAGGTGTTGCTGGAGCCGATCAGTTGCGCCCAGCAGCTTGCCTCGCTGCAGCTGGGGTTGCAGGAGGTGCTGGTGAACGCGGTGCGGCACGGCAACGCCAACGATCCCGGCAAATGCCTGCGGGTGCGCCGCATCGTGACCCCGCGTTGGTGGGTGTTTCAGGTGCAGGATGAAGGCTCTGGCGTGCCCAGCCATGCCCGCTGTGGGGTGTTGCCGGAGCAAGCCGATGCCCTGTGCGGCCGCGGATTGTTTCTGATTCACTCCTGCTTCGATGACGTGCGCTGGAGCGCGCGCGGCAACCGGGTGCAGGTGGCCTTGCGCCGGCAGCGAGGGCCTCAGTAA
- a CDS encoding copper-binding protein, which yields MSNPFSVRWLAGWTFQTVFMEGCVQVEAHGFGICLRTPLLPGESPVVAADRLVLAEDQRRRALHNAWLRGNRLPAAQPAPPLNGASAEVEPTLLDRPELEPLIRLAA from the coding sequence ATGAGCAATCCGTTCAGCGTGCGCTGGTTGGCAGGCTGGACCTTCCAGACGGTGTTCATGGAGGGATGTGTGCAAGTGGAAGCCCATGGCTTCGGCATCTGCCTGCGCACGCCCCTGCTCCCTGGTGAAAGCCCTGTGGTGGCGGCAGACCGGCTGGTGTTGGCGGAAGATCAGCGCCGCCGGGCGCTCCACAACGCCTGGCTCAGGGGCAATCGCCTTCCCGCAGCGCAGCCGGCGCCTCCCCTGAATGGCGCCAGCGCCGAGGTGGAACCGACCCTTCTTGATCGCCCCGAGCTCGAGCCCCTGATCCGACTGGCCGCCTGA
- a CDS encoding LytTR family DNA-binding domain-containing protein — MLEALLVEDEPAAMRHLRALLEQHPQVRVQAQAHCLEQAIAAVQAAPPDLVFLDLRLGSVHGSALLSMLPGACQVVITTAYRDFAIQAFDAGVRDYLLKPVRPERLALCLERLLAARTDADANDPGSSDTEGFWLDRSGCHDQIRLDAVLWVVAMGKSSHLQLVDRDPLVLNRLLGEWDGLLPEDQFPRLDRSTIISLAALRTLKRVSRSLTLLFFHGFEQPLAIGPTAARRLKELLANQ, encoded by the coding sequence ATGCTTGAGGCCTTGTTGGTGGAGGATGAGCCTGCTGCCATGAGGCATCTCAGGGCCTTATTGGAGCAGCATCCCCAGGTGAGAGTGCAGGCCCAGGCGCATTGCCTGGAGCAAGCCATTGCTGCGGTGCAGGCGGCGCCACCAGATCTTGTGTTTCTGGATCTTCGCCTCGGAAGCGTCCACGGATCAGCGCTTCTGTCCATGCTTCCTGGCGCTTGCCAGGTGGTGATCACCACGGCCTACCGCGATTTCGCCATCCAGGCTTTTGATGCTGGAGTGCGCGATTATCTGCTTAAGCCGGTTCGTCCAGAGCGGCTTGCCCTCTGCTTGGAGCGGTTGCTTGCGGCGAGGACTGATGCTGATGCCAACGATCCCGGCTCCAGTGACACCGAAGGCTTCTGGCTTGATCGCTCAGGCTGCCACGATCAGATCCGCTTGGATGCTGTGCTGTGGGTGGTGGCCATGGGCAAAAGCTCGCATCTCCAGCTGGTGGATCGTGATCCGTTGGTGTTGAACCGCCTGCTTGGCGAGTGGGATGGCTTGTTACCGGAGGACCAGTTTCCACGTCTCGATCGTTCCACGATCATCAGCCTGGCGGCGCTGCGCACCTTGAAGCGCGTGTCCCGTTCGCTCACGCTGTTGTTTTTTCATGGTTTTGAGCAGCCACTGGCGATCGGGCCCACCGCAGCCCGGCGCCTCAAGGAGCTGCTGGCGAACCAATGA
- a CDS encoding sensor histidine kinase — protein MQMLTMRRRQWIVWVRNHRLLCFNALFWLAIGLDAYTSSWGWAHVPIQPESGVALMLFWAIPGFLFCAWMQRRFMRNSSWGSLRGRRRTVVLLISMVLFVSILIVVVHGLMRLLPGLADQYVYTDLQFAAKTWIAYGGLLLRLLVWAGFFLLFLNARDLQHSEVRRGQQEKALVQAQLRFLTSAFQPHFLLNGLTAIASCRHDPDAVQEGSNGLADYLRYTIAKPELLEPLQLQLDALEGYISVQELRFAERFRSEFLVDKDVLQHRVPRFLLQPLVENAFKHGSTGFDGLLRIQVRCRCEGQVLILSVANTGHWQAAHGGGYGLEAIRQQLDLFYGSAATLRVSNNDDLTRVTVELPVRQGQLIHA, from the coding sequence ATGCAAATGTTGACGATGAGGCGGCGCCAATGGATCGTCTGGGTGCGAAACCATCGCTTGTTGTGCTTCAACGCTCTGTTCTGGCTCGCCATCGGTCTTGATGCCTACACCTCCAGCTGGGGTTGGGCGCATGTGCCGATCCAGCCCGAATCTGGCGTTGCACTGATGTTGTTCTGGGCGATTCCTGGTTTCCTGTTCTGCGCTTGGATGCAACGACGGTTCATGCGCAATTCAAGCTGGGGCTCACTACGGGGCAGGCGACGAACCGTGGTCTTGCTCATCAGCATGGTTCTGTTCGTCAGCATCCTGATTGTCGTTGTGCATGGCTTGATGCGATTGCTGCCAGGTCTCGCTGATCAATATGTCTATACGGATTTGCAATTTGCTGCGAAAACCTGGATTGCATATGGCGGGTTACTCCTGCGTCTTCTGGTTTGGGCTGGATTCTTCCTTCTGTTTCTGAATGCTCGTGACCTGCAGCACAGCGAAGTCAGGCGAGGCCAGCAGGAAAAGGCGTTGGTTCAAGCCCAGTTGCGGTTTCTCACCTCAGCGTTTCAGCCCCATTTCTTATTGAATGGTCTCACCGCCATCGCTTCTTGTCGCCACGATCCCGATGCGGTGCAGGAAGGATCGAACGGCCTAGCAGACTATCTTCGCTACACGATCGCAAAGCCTGAGTTGCTGGAGCCTTTGCAGTTGCAACTGGATGCTCTCGAGGGCTACATCAGTGTTCAGGAGCTTCGCTTTGCTGAACGGTTTCGCTCAGAATTCCTTGTTGACAAGGACGTGCTGCAGCACCGGGTGCCTCGGTTTCTGCTGCAACCCCTGGTAGAAAATGCGTTCAAGCATGGCTCTACTGGTTTCGATGGCTTGCTACGGATTCAGGTGCGCTGTCGCTGTGAGGGCCAAGTCCTGATCTTGTCTGTGGCTAACACGGGTCACTGGCAAGCAGCCCATGGGGGAGGCTACGGCTTGGAGGCGATCAGACAACAACTGGATTTGTTCTATGGGTCGGCTGCCACATTGCGCGTCAGCAACAACGATGATCTCACCCGTGTGACGGTGGAGTTACCCGTCAGGCAGGGACAGCTCATCCATGCTTGA